One Azospirillum sp. TSA2s genomic region harbors:
- the ffh gene encoding signal recognition particle protein, whose translation MFEGLTGRLGDIFDKLRRRGALTEEDVSAALREVRVAMLEADVALPVVKQFVTQVKERAVGQEVLKSVTPGQQVIKIVHDNLVEMLGEGADINLNAAAPVPILMVGLQGSGKTTSTAKIALRLKTKERKKVLMASLDVRRPAAQEQLKVLGEQTGVATLPIVPGQDPVAIAKRAIETGRLEGYDVVMLDTAGRLAIDEELMAEVAAVRDATKPAETLLVADAMTGQDAVTVATNFNDKVGITGIVLTRIDGDARGGAALSMRQITGKPIKLLGVGEKIDALESFHPDRIAGRILGMGDVVSLVEKAVETIDKDEAEKLARKMEKGQGFDLDDMAMQLKQLRKMGGMSGLMGMLPGIGKIKDQLKDANVDDGMIKRQEAIISSMTKAERKNPDIIKASRRKRIAAGSGTSVQEVNKLLKQFETMRGMMKQVQKLGKKGMLRGGLGNLLPKGLGGFGGKGPFG comes from the coding sequence ATGTTCGAAGGCCTGACCGGACGCCTGGGCGACATCTTCGACAAGCTGCGCCGCCGTGGCGCGCTGACCGAGGAGGACGTCTCCGCTGCACTGCGCGAAGTTCGCGTGGCGATGCTGGAGGCCGACGTCGCGCTGCCCGTCGTCAAGCAGTTCGTCACCCAGGTGAAGGAGCGCGCCGTCGGGCAGGAGGTGCTGAAGTCCGTCACCCCCGGCCAGCAGGTCATCAAGATCGTCCACGACAACCTCGTGGAGATGCTGGGCGAAGGCGCCGACATCAACCTGAACGCCGCCGCCCCGGTGCCGATCCTGATGGTCGGCCTGCAGGGCTCGGGCAAGACCACCAGCACCGCCAAGATCGCGCTCCGTCTGAAGACGAAGGAGCGCAAGAAGGTCCTGATGGCCTCGCTGGACGTCCGCCGTCCGGCCGCCCAGGAACAGCTGAAGGTTCTCGGCGAGCAGACCGGCGTCGCGACGCTGCCGATCGTGCCGGGCCAGGACCCGGTCGCCATTGCCAAACGCGCCATCGAGACCGGCCGTCTCGAAGGCTACGACGTCGTCATGCTCGACACCGCCGGCCGCCTCGCCATCGACGAGGAGCTGATGGCGGAGGTCGCGGCGGTCCGCGACGCGACCAAGCCGGCGGAAACGCTGCTGGTCGCCGACGCGATGACCGGCCAGGACGCCGTCACCGTCGCCACCAACTTCAACGACAAGGTCGGCATCACCGGCATCGTGCTGACCCGCATCGACGGCGACGCCCGTGGCGGTGCGGCCCTGTCGATGCGCCAGATCACCGGCAAGCCGATCAAGCTGCTGGGCGTCGGCGAAAAGATCGACGCGCTGGAGTCCTTCCACCCCGACCGCATCGCCGGCCGTATCCTCGGCATGGGCGACGTGGTGTCGCTGGTGGAAAAGGCCGTCGAGACCATCGACAAGGACGAAGCCGAAAAGCTCGCCCGCAAGATGGAGAAGGGCCAGGGCTTCGACCTCGACGACATGGCGATGCAGCTGAAGCAGCTCCGCAAGATGGGCGGCATGTCCGGCCTGATGGGGATGCTGCCGGGCATCGGCAAGATCAAGGACCAGCTGAAGGACGCCAACGTCGACGACGGGATGATCAAGCGCCAGGAGGCGATCATCTCCTCGATGACCAAGGCGGAACGCAAGAACCCCGACATCATCAAGGCTTCGCGCCGCAAGCGAATCGCCGCCGGTTCCGGCACCTCGGTGCAGGAGGTCAACAAGCTGCTGAAGCAGTTCGAGACCATGCGCGGAATGATGAAGCAGGTGCAGAAGCTTGGGAAGAAGGGGATGCTGCGCGGCGGCCTGGGAAATCTGCTGCCGAAGGGACTCGGCGGCTTTGGCGGCAAGGGGCCTTTCGGCTGA
- a CDS encoding pentapeptide repeat-containing protein, with the protein MSSAQGFGSNSPRTKLTQSQLNAILLRHQAFRKSQPGGVRANLKMRDLSHLDLSGIDLSDADLSGAKLFSARLTGANLSNANLYAADLRLANLEKADLRRADLRGACLRGAVLSEATLVEVDLRDGTLLHYDASGEMYTQEYEDSVLTSELTAATIRGADLSRAKIANAFVMQTDLTDAILRGTKFMRANLTGSNLTGCDLTDADLTEANLSGARLSGAVMTGCAINRTNFSGATMIGAILDAAQMRSPNLQAAVLAKTLENPEDDLREMLMEHLSWIDSGGKAGKRADLSALDLSGRKLDGINLSAAILQCIALRGANLSGAAMAIADLSLADLRKANLSKADLRGVNFERATLTGADLTGAQLGPVHIQTMSGHIWRANLQRARLGMALLCKADLRKANLAGANLAGADLTGADLSEADLTGADLTGAVLDGTTMDQAIVEEAIGLAS; encoded by the coding sequence ATGTCGTCCGCCCAGGGCTTCGGGTCCAACAGTCCGCGCACCAAGCTGACCCAGAGCCAGCTCAACGCGATCCTGTTGCGGCACCAGGCATTCCGTAAAAGCCAGCCCGGCGGCGTGCGCGCCAACCTGAAGATGCGGGACCTGTCGCATCTCGACCTGTCCGGCATCGACCTGTCCGACGCCGATCTGTCGGGCGCCAAGCTGTTCAGCGCGCGGCTGACCGGCGCCAATCTTTCCAACGCCAACCTCTATGCCGCCGACCTGCGGCTCGCCAACCTTGAGAAGGCCGACCTGCGTCGGGCCGACCTGCGCGGCGCGTGCCTGCGCGGCGCGGTGCTGAGCGAGGCGACGCTGGTGGAGGTCGACCTGCGCGACGGCACGCTGTTGCATTACGACGCCAGCGGCGAGATGTACACGCAGGAGTATGAGGATTCGGTCCTGACGTCGGAACTGACGGCGGCGACCATCCGCGGCGCCGACCTGTCGCGGGCGAAGATCGCCAACGCCTTCGTCATGCAGACCGACCTGACCGACGCCATCCTGCGCGGCACGAAGTTCATGCGCGCCAACCTGACCGGCTCCAACCTGACCGGCTGCGACCTGACCGACGCCGACCTGACGGAGGCCAACCTGTCGGGCGCCCGCTTGTCGGGGGCGGTGATGACCGGCTGCGCCATCAACCGCACCAACTTCAGCGGCGCCACCATGATCGGCGCCATCCTCGACGCCGCCCAGATGCGCTCGCCCAACCTGCAGGCGGCGGTTCTGGCCAAGACGCTGGAGAACCCGGAAGACGACCTGCGCGAGATGCTGATGGAGCATCTGAGCTGGATCGACAGCGGCGGCAAGGCCGGCAAGCGCGCCGACCTGTCGGCGCTGGACCTGTCGGGCCGCAAGCTGGACGGCATCAACCTGTCGGCGGCGATCCTGCAATGCATCGCACTGCGCGGCGCCAACCTGTCGGGTGCGGCGATGGCGATAGCCGACCTGTCGTTGGCCGACCTGCGCAAGGCCAACCTGTCGAAGGCCGATCTGCGCGGCGTGAATTTCGAGCGCGCCACCCTGACCGGTGCCGACCTGACCGGCGCCCAGCTTGGCCCCGTCCATATTCAGACCATGAGCGGCCATATCTGGCGCGCCAATCTGCAACGCGCCCGGCTGGGCATGGCGCTGCTGTGCAAGGCCGACCTGCGCAAGGCCAACCTCGCCGGGGCAAATCTGGCCGGAGCCGACCTGACCGGCGCCGACCTCAGCGAAGCCGATCTGACCGGCGCCGACCTGACCGGGGCCGTGCTGGACGGCACCACGATGGATCAAGCGATCGTCGAGGAGGCGATCGGGCTGGCCAGTTGA
- the rpsP gene encoding 30S ribosomal protein S16: protein MALKIRLARGGAKKRPFYSIVIADARSPRDGRFIEKIGTYNPMLPREHEQRIILNAERARHWLSVGAQPTDRVVHFLANAGLVEKPAVRETPKKSAPKAKAQERLKAEAAAAAAAAEG, encoded by the coding sequence ATGGCTCTGAAGATTCGTCTGGCTCGCGGTGGTGCGAAGAAGCGTCCGTTCTACTCGATCGTCATCGCGGACGCCCGCAGCCCGCGTGACGGCCGCTTCATCGAGAAGATCGGCACCTACAACCCGATGCTGCCGCGCGAGCACGAGCAGCGCATCATCCTGAACGCCGAGCGCGCCAGGCATTGGCTGTCGGTCGGCGCCCAGCCGACGGACCGCGTCGTGCACTTCCTGGCCAATGCCGGCCTGGTCGAGAAGCCCGCCGTCCGCGAGACCCCGAAGAAGTCGGCCCCGAAGGCCAAGGCGCAGGAGCGTCTGAAGGCCGAGGCCGCCGCTGCCGCGGCTGCCGCCGAGGGCTGA
- the rimM gene encoding ribosome maturation factor RimM (Essential for efficient processing of 16S rRNA), with amino-acid sequence MTAKICVGQFAGSHGVRGLVKLRSFTAEPADIMTYGPLSDENGARRFTVTLQGMVKDNFLAKVDGVTSREQAQALAGVRLYVDRGALPATEDEDEFYHADLIGLRAELADGTVYGTVKAMYDFGAGDVLEVRTAGGPLEMLPFSKACVPVVDVRGGRIVVDLPAVIEAREGSDDEAEEDEGEEGGDQRGEEGP; translated from the coding sequence ATGACCGCCAAAATCTGTGTCGGCCAGTTCGCGGGATCGCACGGCGTGCGGGGGCTGGTGAAGCTGCGCAGCTTCACCGCCGAACCCGCCGACATCATGACCTATGGCCCGCTGTCGGACGAGAACGGCGCCCGCCGCTTCACGGTGACGCTCCAGGGCATGGTCAAGGACAACTTCCTGGCCAAGGTCGACGGGGTGACCAGCCGCGAACAGGCGCAGGCGCTGGCCGGTGTGCGGCTCTATGTGGACCGCGGCGCCTTGCCGGCGACGGAGGACGAGGACGAGTTCTACCATGCCGACCTGATCGGCCTGCGTGCGGAACTCGCCGACGGAACCGTCTACGGCACGGTAAAGGCGATGTACGACTTCGGAGCCGGCGACGTGCTCGAAGTCCGAACCGCCGGCGGGCCGCTGGAGATGCTTCCCTTCTCCAAGGCCTGCGTGCCAGTGGTCGACGTCCGGGGCGGTCGCATCGTCGTCGATCTTCCGGCCGTGATCGAAGCCCGCGAGGGTTCCGATGACGAGGCGGAGGAGGACGAGGGGGAAGAGGGCGGAGACCAGCGCGGGGAGGAGGGGCCGTGA